DNA from Gramella sp. MAR_2010_147:
CCCTGCTTGTTGAAAACAGTCTCCTGTATCTTCAGAATCACAGCTCAGAAAACATATAATTGTAATTAAGAATAGTATTTTTTTCATCTCTTATAATCTGTATCCAATTGAAAATTCTACAGCTTCGGCATTCGCTCCATGAGATCTAACCGTGGCAGATGCCCACCAGTGCTCAGACAGTTCTCTTTGCAAACCCATCCTGTTATAAACCTGCTCCACATAATCTGTATATGGATAGTAAACATAATAGCCTAAATGAGTGATGAGGGACATTTTATTAAAAGTAAGTTTATGACCTACAAAAAGTCCTACCCTTTTCGCATCCTCATCGCCCGTGGTTCCTTTCTGCGGAAATGCAACCGACTGGTATTCTATAAATTCTTCCAGCGATCGTGAAAAGAACAATTCAGCACCACCCTGCAAGGTACTTTTATGATTCAGCACCTTATCGGCATACGCAGCAAAAGTCAAAAACGGAAGCTTTGGCGATCCAATGACTCCGGCAGTATTTATCCCGCTTCTCACCGCAAAATTATAATGAAATGGTTCGGTATATTTTTCTTCTTCTCCCCTTGGTATAAAATCAGGATGATTTTTATGATCGAGGAGGTAATTCAAACCAACATTGAAGGTAAACGTATTTGTGCTGTGGTTTGGAGAACCAAGATCGGCATTGGAATAGTGAATAATAGTCACACCTGCCTGCACACCCAGACCTCCAATGATATTTTCCTTATGGATATTCCCCATTAAATAGGTAGAACTTAGAAATCTTGTTCCGTAGGCATTATTGATATAATTCTCGTCTGCATCATACGGATTTGTTGTATAGGCCACACCCTGACCAATCCTGAACATCAGTAATCTTTTTAAAGCATAAAAGCTGAAATGACCATATAATGAGTAATTCTCCCCCAGATAGGTGTTTTTCATGTTCTGATAAATGAAAGAATACCCGAAATCAGGATAATTATACCGGCTTTCCCATTTCTCCAGTCCATAAGTTTTCCTGTTCCAGCTAAGAAGGAAACCATCAGGATGATCGGTAATTAAATGAGCAATATCTGGATTGTGTTCTAAAATAGTCCCATAGAAGTACTGGGCATCCAGAGAGAAGTATTTTTCAGGTTTTTCTTCCTGTGCCAGAGCAACATAACTCAACAGAAACAGTAGGCAGGGGATAACTTTTTTCATACGAGGGCAAATCTAACATATTTACGAAAAAAAAGCCGTGAAGTTTTTCAACTTGCAAAAATTAAAATATCGCCCTGCCGATTTGCTCAATATTGCTGCTTTTCCCCATGGAATAGTAATGTAACACCGGAGCTCCGCCTTCCATCAATTCCTTAGATTGCTTAATACACCATTCTATTCCAACCTGTCTTACCTCTTTATTATTTTTACATTTTTCAACTTCAGAAATCAGTGCTTCCGGAAGATCAATTTTAAAAACCTGTGGTAACATTTGCAAATGCTTTGAAATTGCAATGGGCTTTAGTCCTGGGATTATCGGCACTGTAATACCCGCTTTTTTAGCTTCCTCTACAAATTCAAAATATTTGGAATTATCAAAAAACATTTGAGTAACCACATAGTCTGCTCCTGCGTCTACTTTTTCTTTTAATCTTTTAAGATCAGAACTTAAGGAAGGTGCCTCAATATGTTTTTCGGGATAACCTGCAACACCTATGCAGAAATCTGCCAAATCATCAGTTTCTATCACATCGTGCAGATACTTTCCTTTGTTCAGGTTAGTAATTTGCTTCACCAGATCACAGGCATATGGATGGCCTCCATTAGAAGGTTCAAAATACCTTTGGTGACTCATGGCATCCCCGCGCAGCGCCATCACATTCTCTATCCCTAAATAATGACAATCTACCAGCAGGTATTCCGTCTCCTCTTTAGAAAATCCACCGCAAAGCACATGAGGCACCGTATCTACATTGTACTTATGTTTGATCGCCGCGCAAATTCCTACGGTCCCCGGACGCATACGCGTGATCTTTCTGTCAAAAAGCCCGTCACGATCTACATACACATGTTCCTCCCGTGAAGTTGTCACATCAATAAAGGGTGGTTTAAAATCCATTAAAGGATCTATATTATTATAAAGTTCCTGGATATTTTTTCCTTTTTTCGGCGGAATTATTTCAAAAGAGAACAAGGTTTTTCCGTTTGCTTTTTCGATGTGTTCGGTAACTTTCATTTCAAATCAATTCTTATTTTTATTATCGGGGCGTTGCCTTTCAGGCCGGGCTTTTCGCTTTATCTTTTACCGCTATGCTTCGATAAACTCAGCATGCAGGTAAAAGGATGCCGCTGCAATCCCTAACGCATTTATTTCTATATACTTTATAAAATCTCGTCATTCTGAATTTGTTTCAGAAGCTCAAAATAAATTCAGAATGACGTATTATCTAATCCGCAATATTTGGATTCAGCCACTTTTCTGCCTTTTTGAAATCGATACCTTTTCTTTCTGCAAAATCTTTCACCTGATCTTCTTTTATTTTTCCAACTCCAAAATACCTCGCTTCAGGATTGGCAAAATAATAGCCACTCACACTGGCCGCCGGCCACATCGCCAGGCTTTCAGTAAGTTTCACGCCAATATTTTCTTCCACATTCAGTACTTCCCAAATACTCAGTTTTTCAAGATGATCGGGACAGGCAGGATAACCGGGTGCGGGCCGAATCCCTTTATATGACTCTTTTATTAACTCTTCATTGCTCAAATTTTCATTGGAAGCATACCCCCAATGCTTCGTTCTCACTTCCTTATGCAAATATTCAGCAAAAGCTTCGGCAAGCCTGTCGGCTAATGCTTTTACCATAATAGAATTATAATCATCGTGATCTTTTTCAAATTCTGCGGCAAGTTCAGCAGTTCCAAAACCGGTGGTCACACAAAAACATCCCATATAATCCTGGATGCCGCTTTCTTTTGGGGCTATAAAATCTGAAAGGGCGAAATTTGGCTTTTCAGCATACTTCTTTAATTGCTGGCGGAGTGTTATAAAAACCATCCTTTTCTCCTCAGAAGCTTCTTCATGTTTCACTTCAATATCATCGTGATTAATAGAATTTGCTTCAAATAAGCCATAAACCGCTTTGGCTTTCAGAAGTCTTTCATCAAGAATCCTTTGAAGTAAAGCCTGAGCATCATCAAAAAGAATTTGTGCCTGCTCACCTACTTTGTCATCTTTTAGAATATCGGGATAGCGGCCATGAAGATCCCAGCTTCTAAAAAACGGGCTCCAGTCTATATAATCTGTAAGTTTATTCAGCTCAAAATTTTCTATAACCTGGATTCCAGGTTTTTTCGGTTTTGTGACCTGAGCTTTCTCCCAGTTGATCTGAAATTTATTTTCCCGCGCCTCGTCAATACTTAAAAAGGATTTAACCTTACTCCTTTTACTAAAATTCTTTCTGAACTTATCATACTGCTCCTTAA
Protein-coding regions in this window:
- a CDS encoding acyloxyacyl hydrolase, with amino-acid sequence MKKVIPCLLFLLSYVALAQEEKPEKYFSLDAQYFYGTILEHNPDIAHLITDHPDGFLLSWNRKTYGLEKWESRYNYPDFGYSFIYQNMKNTYLGENYSLYGHFSFYALKRLLMFRIGQGVAYTTNPYDADENYINNAYGTRFLSSTYLMGNIHKENIIGGLGVQAGVTIIHYSNADLGSPNHSTNTFTFNVGLNYLLDHKNHPDFIPRGEEEKYTEPFHYNFAVRSGINTAGVIGSPKLPFLTFAAYADKVLNHKSTLQGGAELFFSRSLEEFIEYQSVAFPQKGTTGDEDAKRVGLFVGHKLTFNKMSLITHLGYYVYYPYTDYVEQVYNRMGLQRELSEHWWASATVRSHGANAEAVEFSIGYRL
- the metF gene encoding methylenetetrahydrofolate reductase [NAD(P)H], whose product is MKVTEHIEKANGKTLFSFEIIPPKKGKNIQELYNNIDPLMDFKPPFIDVTTSREEHVYVDRDGLFDRKITRMRPGTVGICAAIKHKYNVDTVPHVLCGGFSKEETEYLLVDCHYLGIENVMALRGDAMSHQRYFEPSNGGHPYACDLVKQITNLNKGKYLHDVIETDDLADFCIGVAGYPEKHIEAPSLSSDLKRLKEKVDAGADYVVTQMFFDNSKYFEFVEEAKKAGITVPIIPGLKPIAISKHLQMLPQVFKIDLPEALISEVEKCKNNKEVRQVGIEWCIKQSKELMEGGAPVLHYYSMGKSSNIEQIGRAIF